In a single window of the Methanolacinia paynteri genome:
- a CDS encoding TIGR04083 family peptide-modifying radical SAM enzyme — protein sequence MKTPFHVMLIPTLGCPSKCRYCWSSDVNSPRMSIDTIKDVVVWMKDLRDNQVTFTFHGGEPLLAGADFYREALPLLADGLQHLDPAFAIQTNLWLMTPEIADVLAKYNVPVGSSIDGPKEINDLQRGEGYFDKTLNGYRTAREHGLDVRFICTFTSESVERKEEIFEFFLENGLTLKLHPALPSLKGSEPEKYALAPENFGELLVYLLDMALEHFGEIEIMNINDLCRCVFTRHGNVCTFADCMGSTFAVGPDGSIYPCYRFVGMPEWVMGNVAEKPSIEELMSSEAGKRMLAFKDYVDKTCAGCAHIRYCRGGCPYNAIAPSGGEISGVDPHCPAYKRIFDEINDRLNTEMFEAPPEDMYAFSSKRKKWSKPGVMSLIQDMAFSRL from the coding sequence ATGAAAACGCCCTTCCACGTAATGCTGATCCCCACTCTCGGGTGCCCGTCGAAATGCCGCTACTGCTGGAGTTCGGATGTAAACTCGCCGCGGATGAGCATTGATACGATAAAGGACGTAGTCGTTTGGATGAAAGATCTCAGGGACAACCAGGTCACATTCACGTTCCACGGCGGAGAACCTCTCCTTGCCGGGGCTGATTTCTACCGCGAGGCGCTCCCTCTTCTTGCAGACGGTCTCCAGCATCTCGATCCCGCCTTTGCCATCCAGACCAATCTCTGGCTGATGACGCCGGAGATCGCCGATGTCCTTGCAAAATACAATGTCCCGGTCGGCTCAAGCATCGACGGGCCGAAGGAGATAAACGATCTCCAGCGTGGCGAAGGATACTTCGACAAGACTCTGAACGGCTACAGGACTGCAAGAGAGCACGGGCTCGATGTCAGGTTCATATGCACCTTCACCTCCGAATCCGTAGAGAGGAAGGAAGAAATATTCGAATTTTTCCTCGAAAACGGCCTGACCCTGAAGCTTCACCCGGCCCTTCCGTCCCTCAAGGGTTCAGAGCCTGAGAAGTATGCCCTTGCGCCGGAAAATTTCGGTGAGCTTCTCGTATACCTCCTCGATATGGCGCTCGAGCATTTCGGAGAGATCGAGATCATGAACATCAACGATCTCTGCAGGTGTGTATTCACGAGGCACGGGAACGTCTGCACTTTTGCTGACTGCATGGGCAGCACCTTCGCGGTCGGTCCGGACGGTAGCATATATCCGTGCTACAGGTTCGTCGGGATGCCTGAATGGGTGATGGGAAATGTGGCGGAAAAGCCATCGATCGAAGAACTGATGTCGTCCGAAGCGGGGAAGAGGATGCTGGCATTTAAGGATTACGTGGATAAAACCTGTGCCGGATGCGCACACATCAGGTACTGCCGCGGGGGATGCCCGTATAACGCAATCGCGCCTTCCGGCGGGGAAATCTCCGGTGTCGATCCCCACTGCCCTGCATACAAAAGAATATTCGACGAGATCAACGACCGGCTGAACACCGAGATGTTCGAGGCGCCGCCTGAGGATATGTATGCCTTCAGTTCGAAGCGGAAGAAGTGGTCCAAACCGGGAGTGATGTCACTCATACAGGACATGGCCTTCAGCAGACTTTAA
- a CDS encoding UbiA family prenyltransferase — translation MHNIALEKNIIVPDFVGIIQVLVYSSLYLSIAGGAMVFISCSLQNFAFSPVAALIMVLVTYGVYNLNRKTDEAEDMMNHYERYHFTKKYGSFLYKSSILAYVTAAGIGIIFGTEALFMTLLPLIAGVLYSIPIFPKRIGFSRIKEVPVFKSLIVAVAWAIPPAFLPVYLSSSLPGFSTYVVALYFFILVFTSTVVFDIRDVKGDIVSGVRTIPVILGKEKTVVLLSALNISAGLAIVYFGLEVFSLYQVLFLSLSMVYVQCYLIYSLRENITKMIYEIFIDGKFIVLTGAYATLWCLLICA, via the coding sequence ATGCACAACATTGCATTGGAAAAGAATATTATTGTTCCCGACTTTGTAGGGATTATTCAAGTTCTTGTGTACAGCTCCTTGTATCTTTCCATTGCCGGGGGCGCAATGGTTTTTATTTCATGTTCGCTACAGAACTTCGCATTCAGCCCGGTTGCGGCCCTGATCATGGTACTAGTAACATACGGCGTATATAACCTCAACAGGAAAACCGACGAAGCGGAAGATATGATGAACCATTATGAAAGGTACCACTTTACAAAAAAATACGGCTCATTTCTCTACAAATCATCGATTCTTGCATACGTCACTGCCGCAGGGATTGGTATAATTTTCGGAACCGAAGCGCTTTTCATGACATTATTGCCCCTTATTGCAGGAGTCCTTTACAGTATTCCTATCTTTCCAAAGCGCATAGGTTTTTCAAGGATCAAAGAAGTCCCGGTTTTTAAAAGTCTGATCGTTGCCGTAGCATGGGCAATTCCCCCCGCCTTTCTGCCGGTATACCTTTCATCCTCCCTCCCGGGATTTTCGACATACGTCGTTGCATTGTACTTTTTCATTCTGGTTTTTACGAGTACCGTCGTATTTGATATCAGGGATGTAAAAGGGGACATTGTTTCAGGAGTCAGGACAATTCCGGTAATACTGGGTAAAGAAAAAACGGTCGTACTCCTTTCGGCGCTCAACATTTCGGCGGGGCTGGCAATAGTTTACTTCGGATTAGAAGTGTTTTCTTTATATCAGGTTCTGTTTCTTTCGCTCAGCATGGTATATGTACAGTGTTATCTCATCTATTCACTCAGGGAGAATATTACCAAAATGATCTATGAAATATTCATTGACGGCAAATTCATCGTTCTTACGGGAGCATATGCCACTTTGTGGTGCCTCTTGATATGTGCCTAA
- a CDS encoding helix-turn-helix transcriptional regulator translates to MNPVIDAYNERQAEIRGIFRSRLITQILIALGEGEQSLSGLRDITGSSSQAIIPKIRQLEALSYIESTKEGYRLTIIGKILEKEIEKLVKIISLSDSNREFWYNHDTRDIPAEFLENIGDLHNSTIIHNTEDNILKVHFNFIKLMDEASFIKGISSFMSPSHAEIIKKSVMRGIQVDLIVTPEIAEKMKEEPYEEILKTIIDLDNFMIYIYPKPIKIGMTITDNYLSLGLYSKEPDFYDFTADLINSDGIAVEWGQRLFEYYRSGSEDFIKGA, encoded by the coding sequence ATGAATCCCGTAATTGATGCATATAATGAGCGTCAGGCGGAAATAAGGGGGATTTTTCGATCCAGACTCATTACACAGATTCTTATTGCTTTGGGCGAAGGAGAACAATCGCTATCCGGACTTCGCGACATTACAGGAAGCTCCTCACAGGCAATAATTCCAAAGATCAGACAGCTGGAAGCGTTGAGTTATATCGAATCGACGAAGGAGGGTTATCGCCTTACAATCATAGGAAAGATCCTTGAGAAAGAGATTGAGAAGCTTGTAAAGATAATCAGCCTGTCCGATTCGAACCGCGAATTCTGGTATAATCATGATACCAGGGACATTCCCGCCGAATTTCTTGAAAATATCGGCGACCTTCATAATTCGACAATCATCCACAACACTGAAGATAATATATTAAAAGTTCATTTTAATTTCATTAAATTGATGGATGAAGCATCGTTCATAAAAGGAATTTCATCGTTTATGAGTCCGTCACATGCAGAAATCATAAAAAAATCCGTAATGAGAGGGATTCAGGTAGATCTGATTGTAACTCCTGAAATTGCAGAAAAGATGAAGGAAGAACCATATGAAGAAATTTTAAAAACAATAATAGATCTTGACAATTTCATGATCTATATCTATCCCAAACCGATTAAAATAGGAATGACGATAACGGATAATTACCTCTCACTCGGATTATATTCCAAAGAGCCCGATTTCTACGATTTCACTGCCGATCTTATTAATTCTGACGGAATAGCAGTTGAATGGGGACAAAGGCTTTTTGAATATTATAGATCGGGTTCGGAAGATTTCATTAAAGGGGCATAA
- the gatE gene encoding Glu-tRNA(Gln) amidotransferase subunit GatE, which produces MDYEKIGLMAGIEIHQQLDTAEKLFCHCPTKLRGVDERCGEFKRYLRATESEMGEIDRAAEEEMKKQDRIYTYYAYDTTCLVENDEEPPAPMNPEALGLALTLAKMMGMTPVQQVHVMRKLVIDGSNTSGFQRTALVALNGILPAGARIESICLEEEAAQRVEGDTFSLDRLGIPLAEITTGPDMKTPEQVKEVAAYIGMLLRSTGRVKRGLGTIRQDVNISIRDGARVEIKGVQDLSLIDEVVRREALRQQNLVEIAEELRKRGASVGEEVIDVTDLFKDTGSSILKRAKCILAIKLCGFAGLVGKEIQPGRRLGSEMSDYAKKCGVGGLFHTDELPAYGVTAEEVKILKDRLAADDSDCVILVADTKKKSECAIGQIKKRAAMAFDGVPEETRKMLEEGSSSYMRPLPGAARMYPETDVLPVDISGEYWDSLELPELIIEKEKRFAEEFGLDESLARQMAYSSKAGVFEEAVSKGVKPNLAARTIYSTIRELRRDGVDTGCLRDEDVIELLLAVEEGCAAKEAIPDILRAVSKGDSVSAAMEKIAPSVSEEELAGVISGIIEDRIDFVKEQGMRSLGPLMGVVMKEMRGRVDGKVISEVLKKELQKVL; this is translated from the coding sequence ATGGACTATGAGAAGATCGGGCTTATGGCCGGAATCGAGATCCACCAGCAGCTGGATACGGCTGAAAAACTCTTCTGCCACTGCCCGACAAAGCTGAGGGGCGTGGACGAGAGATGCGGCGAGTTTAAGAGATACCTCAGGGCGACGGAGAGCGAGATGGGAGAGATCGACAGGGCGGCAGAAGAGGAGATGAAGAAACAAGACCGCATCTACACCTACTACGCATACGATACGACATGTCTTGTCGAAAACGACGAGGAACCGCCCGCTCCCATGAATCCCGAGGCGCTCGGTCTTGCGCTGACTCTCGCGAAGATGATGGGAATGACTCCGGTCCAGCAGGTCCACGTCATGAGGAAGCTCGTCATCGACGGTTCGAATACAAGCGGTTTCCAGAGGACTGCACTCGTGGCTCTCAACGGAATACTTCCTGCCGGGGCAAGAATCGAATCGATCTGCCTTGAAGAGGAGGCAGCCCAGAGGGTCGAAGGCGATACGTTCTCCCTCGACAGGCTGGGAATTCCTCTCGCCGAGATCACCACCGGGCCGGATATGAAGACGCCCGAGCAGGTGAAGGAAGTCGCCGCATATATCGGAATGCTCCTCCGCTCGACCGGCAGGGTCAAGAGGGGCCTAGGGACTATCAGGCAGGATGTCAACATCTCGATCAGGGACGGTGCGAGGGTCGAGATAAAAGGTGTGCAGGACTTAAGCCTCATCGACGAGGTCGTCCGGCGCGAGGCACTCAGGCAGCAGAATCTGGTAGAGATCGCGGAAGAGCTCAGGAAGAGAGGGGCGTCGGTCGGAGAGGAGGTCATCGATGTCACCGACCTGTTCAAAGATACAGGATCATCGATCCTCAAACGGGCGAAGTGCATACTCGCAATAAAGCTCTGTGGGTTCGCCGGGCTTGTAGGAAAGGAGATCCAGCCCGGAAGAAGACTCGGTTCGGAGATGTCCGACTATGCAAAGAAGTGCGGCGTCGGTGGTCTGTTCCATACGGACGAACTCCCGGCATACGGGGTGACAGCCGAAGAGGTAAAGATCTTAAAAGACCGGCTTGCCGCCGACGATTCGGACTGCGTCATACTTGTCGCGGATACGAAGAAGAAATCCGAATGCGCAATCGGACAGATTAAGAAGCGTGCCGCGATGGCATTCGACGGAGTGCCGGAGGAGACCCGCAAGATGCTCGAAGAAGGAAGCTCGTCGTACATGAGGCCGCTGCCCGGAGCCGCGAGGATGTACCCGGAGACCGACGTTCTCCCCGTGGACATCAGCGGCGAATACTGGGATTCGCTTGAGCTGCCCGAGCTTATAATTGAGAAGGAGAAGCGTTTCGCAGAAGAGTTCGGGCTCGACGAATCGCTTGCAAGGCAGATGGCCTACTCGTCGAAGGCCGGCGTATTCGAAGAAGCCGTATCGAAAGGAGTTAAACCGAACCTTGCGGCAAGGACAATCTACTCGACGATCAGGGAGCTGAGGCGCGACGGCGTGGATACGGGATGTCTCAGGGACGAAGACGTCATTGAACTACTGCTCGCCGTCGAAGAGGGATGTGCGGCCAAGGAGGCGATTCCGGATATACTTCGGGCCGTATCGAAGGGCGACAGCGTTTCTGCCGCGATGGAGAAGATCGCACCCTCGGTATCGGAAGAAGAGCTTGCCGGCGTGATCTCCGGGATCATCGAAGATCGGATCGACTTCGTAAAGGAGCAGGGCATGAGATCCCTCGGCCCTCTCATGGGTGTCGTCATGAAGGAGATGCGTGGCAGGGTCGACGGGAAAGTAATCAGCGAAGTGCTGAAAAAAGAGCTCCAGAAAGTCCTGTAA
- the gatD gene encoding Glu-tRNA(Gln) amidotransferase subunit GatD encodes MSLDIEPGDRVGCTYAGKELEGFYITERDGKAVIKLDSGYNLGIDAGILKKLETQAPKPHSAKKIEQDESLPQLSIVSTGGTIASKIDYRTGAVTSQFEADDILRAIPGLAKIAHFSAQVPATILSENMTPAIWKKLASTVCDEIKKGSRGVIVTHGTDTMAYSAAALSFMIETPVPIVFVGSQRSADRPSSDNVMNGLCSAAAAVSDLGEVAVVMHATTNDDYCAIHRGTRVRKMHTSRRDAFTTMGSDIIGTVDYPSLEVKLSCSAARRKEEGPEPVLNDKLEEKVGILYFYPGMSPEVVEAFSGYKGLVVMGTGLGHTSSGCIPALKSLVKDGTSVVMTSQCLNGRVCDRVYDTGRDLLNAGIIEGEDMLPEAAMVKLMWVLGNESDPDRVAELMRTNLRGELGRCTPNGL; translated from the coding sequence TTGAGTTTGGATATAGAACCGGGAGACAGGGTCGGCTGCACCTACGCGGGAAAAGAGCTCGAAGGCTTTTATATTACGGAGCGGGACGGAAAAGCGGTGATCAAGCTCGATTCGGGCTACAACCTGGGAATCGATGCAGGAATACTGAAGAAGCTTGAGACACAGGCGCCGAAGCCCCATTCTGCAAAGAAGATCGAACAGGACGAGAGCCTCCCGCAGCTGTCGATAGTCTCGACCGGCGGAACGATCGCATCGAAGATCGATTACAGGACAGGAGCCGTCACAAGCCAGTTCGAGGCGGACGACATCCTGAGAGCGATCCCCGGGCTTGCAAAGATTGCGCATTTCAGTGCACAGGTCCCGGCGACAATCCTCTCGGAGAACATGACTCCTGCAATCTGGAAGAAGCTTGCATCGACTGTCTGCGACGAGATCAAAAAAGGCTCGCGGGGAGTGATCGTAACCCACGGGACCGATACGATGGCGTACTCGGCCGCGGCCTTAAGCTTCATGATCGAAACACCGGTCCCGATAGTCTTCGTGGGATCGCAGAGGTCGGCCGACCGTCCTTCGAGCGACAACGTGATGAACGGCCTGTGCAGTGCCGCTGCGGCTGTCTCGGACCTCGGCGAGGTCGCGGTGGTCATGCATGCAACGACCAACGACGACTATTGCGCAATCCACAGGGGAACGAGAGTCCGGAAGATGCACACCTCAAGGAGAGACGCGTTTACCACCATGGGCTCGGATATCATCGGGACCGTGGACTACCCGTCTCTGGAGGTGAAGCTCTCGTGCTCTGCCGCAAGAAGAAAAGAGGAAGGCCCCGAACCGGTCCTGAATGACAAGCTCGAAGAGAAGGTTGGTATCCTGTATTTCTATCCTGGAATGTCACCCGAGGTCGTCGAGGCGTTCAGCGGCTACAAAGGTCTCGTCGTGATGGGGACCGGACTCGGGCACACGTCGTCGGGATGTATCCCCGCGTTGAAATCGCTGGTGAAAGACGGGACTTCGGTCGTCATGACATCACAGTGCCTGAACGGCCGGGTATGTGACAGGGTTTACGATACCGGACGCGACCTCCTGAACGCCGGAATAATCGAGGGCGAGGATATGCTGCCCGAAGCGGCGATGGTTAAACTCATGTGGGTTCTCGGGAACGAAAGCGATCCGGACAGGGTCGCAGAACTGATGCGGACTAATCTCCGCGGCGAACTGGGGAGGTGCACGCCCAATGGACTATGA